Within Crassostrea angulata isolate pt1a10 chromosome 2, ASM2561291v2, whole genome shotgun sequence, the genomic segment TCACATGACctaccaagttcatatcctggtgatgttgtttttttattttaaaaaaaggaatattttgattgttttcttgtaggaaatatattttctatttttacatTTAGATGGCAAAAATTTCACTAAAAAAATGGAGCCATCTGTCAGCGAATCATTTGAAACATCAGAAATGAGGACGACGCATCATCTGCAACAAATTGATTTTACCACCGAAAATGCAACCTCATCACGAATAACAACATCAGTTACGGCAACAAACTCAACTAGAATTTCTACATCATCCCGAGCACCACCGCGATCAGCTCCAACTACAATATTTACTGGGAGAACTATAACACAAGTCCCTTTTACTTTTGTGCATCAACCAACCCCAAAAAACCCCGCTTCAATTAAACCTACATTTTCGACCACAATTATACCAGCAACAACATCCgttcatatcatttttaaaactacaaCATTACGTACTTCATTTACTAACAAAATAGCACCAAAATCAAGTAAAACACCAGTCCATATCATTGCTGGGAATAAATACACTAAAACATCAACACCGCCAACATATGCGCATAGATCAACTTCAAATAACTCTGTGTCATTACCAAAATCCACGCAATCTTCAGCTTTACTCACAACAGATACCAACTCAGCTATCTCACCAGTTACAATTACATCACGAAAACCGTTAACGCCATTATTTACAAGTGTTGTTGCTAGGAAAACTACAACACCCTTACTCTAAGCAAGGAAACAATACCAGGtagaaaatcaagaaatagCACGTTGCCTTTCACCACCACAACAGCGACACCTTTTACAACTACAACTACACCCGCAACAACTTTCAATCTCACATACACTTCTTCATCTTTAACAAAACCAACGCCATCGGAATATATATTAGTTAGTTCTACAACGTCACCAGCAACACCATTTAATCGTCTGTATACTTCTACGTCGGCGTTTCGAAGaccaaaaaaccccccaaaaacaaaaaaaaacggAACAGCAGTTTTACATACGAATGCAAGCAGTCCGTAACTATTCAACGTTTTAACACCAACGACCCAATAATCAATATCCGTCAACAATTATATGTACCAAAAACCATACAAGTCGTTAAAACAAGATCTGAAGATTTGAAACATTGAAATCAACgattaaaatttttgtaaatgtcattgtgtacaatatatatgatTCGTTTCTTTCCTATTCAACAACgataataacaaactgtcattaaaactaaatgaaaaagagataaagagaactagtaaaaattgtgttattatttctttaaatgcaacatgtatgtatattctTTTCTTCTTCCTTCAATGTCAACATCTGGTGTATCGTCTTATAAAATTAAGGCACACTCTATTAAAAGGCATTTGTtccattgaaatttaaaaaaaaatatatgcttttTCTTCGTTACTAATTATTAGTTTCTTGTCTAGCGCATCATTCCATATGCATTCTATCTTCATTAGAATGCAAGACATCGCAATTGCAATATGTGTGAAAGTCATTCTACATTCtacatttatctaaaattgcatcTGAAAGcgcaatatttacatttcccaGTCTTCgcctgtgataacattacgaatcgattttgtactaaataacccataatacaaatgacgccaaattgaggcaccAGCAGGGTTTTCTTacttatattcaaatatttaatggtacgatggctaaaaattatataaatataagtaataagaaatcaatattttttttcaaatattatgaggtgaaaatttcaaatctatcataaagaccttcgggctttattggatttgatcacgacCCGAagaaaattatcacctcataatactcaaagaatgattccttattccttatttatttgtCAGCATTTATAAGCAAATGTTTAACAAGAAAAGCCCTACGTGTGATAATAGATTTTCCccgcaaaaaaataaaacaattaaaatactgttgattctatttttattagtcccctaccggttttcaccggaggggactatagctttcccctgcgtccgtcagtctgtccgtccgtctgtctgtctgtctgtctgtccgtccgtctgtctgtcccacttcagttttccgcactttttttctttatgcgtatGAGGaagtaatataaaatttgtgaaacagcttcaaaatgtcaaactacagatccagtttacacttttgtagcgtctggttgacatattttcgagaaaattaatttcttatatttcaattttttgatgttcgggttcgttatcgggctcggtttgtatcaaataaacgaggaagtatgttgtcagtaataatatcgtggattacttggaccattccttttattgtttctaacaaacaaataagttctgtaaaatagtgtcaagagtttattgtattattacaatcgggttcgttttCGGATTGGTCTGCTGAGACGGTCAGAAATGGTATTCTGcaaacagtgcattgttttcacaaaattctacaaaccggtaggggacatgtattgcttatgcaatgctctcagaatgcttgtttttttttcgttctTCGTATTTTACAAGTATACATCATTGaaatcttgaaattttcaatcaaTTCATTATTAAAGGAGCATTAAATAGCAGGTTAAAAAACTATAATAGAATGTTAACTTTACAACGATTGACCAACAGGTTCTATAAATTATACTAAAATTTCTGCACGGATGGTAGCGTTAGGGGGTCAGTCATGTGGAATTGAAACCGGAGAACCcggagatacatgtataaacccaTGTTTCAAAGCTGGTGACCACCATACCGTTGTCGATCACGGAGAGCGAACTCGGTGACAAACAAGGGCACTGTCCACTTCGCTACTTGGACACCAATTATGCAAAAATGTCGATAGTGTTTATATTGTAATCCAATGATTGGTATTCCGTCTGCTCTCTTACCTTTATAACATGCTAATGACATCAGAAATGAATCTTGAACAcagtaaaatttgatatgtttatatttcagttctcatttttagaaaaaaaaaagaaagaaaaaaaacataccgACATAAATAAGGCGTCTTTAATGCAGTATAAAGGTTGTTGATAAGTGGACACGGAAATACCGTATTTCAAATGCATGTCGTATTATGCAATATTTTAGTATTCGActagtatttgttttatttaaataattattgagCTAGGAATAACCTTGTCAAGCGTTCACCTGTTACACTACCCTGTGTGAGCAATAAGGCGTATCTTTTGCGTGGAAGTTTAAATGCGAAATTTATATTATCGATAACGCCTTGTTAAGAATTGTTTTGCTCTTAACGTTATTTTATGCcttatttttgtatttgttgaaATTTGCTGATTTAGGCAAATGTATTGGGCGAAAGGTGATGGACGGAATCGATTAACTGGAAGTGTTGgccatatttgttttgtttttatacatgttGCTATGAAACTCAACGTTGTTTACATATTATTGACAGGcactttttatatgaattatatgaATGTTGCATTTTGACTTGGTCATTGAAGCTATAGTGGGGAGAAACACTGATTATGAACACCACCATGGCGCCTAAGGTCCAGGCTTACAACTCTGCACGGAGTTTACGGTGGATTTAAGGGAAGAAATAAAGTCTACCTCATCATATCAGCGAGAAATTCAAATGCTTACAGATGATCAGTGATAGAGGTCGAGATAAAGTAGCAAGGGACGATGTTTTATTATGAAACTGAGAGTCGCTGTACTTGATGGCTTctgggtgttgctaaaattcatgaaatgaatacTTTTTAAAACCGATAAATCAGGAGAGAACTGTCTTGTgctttatatgttttttaacatcattggtacttgaagataaccaatttgtttttatttgttgtcaATCAAATTCCGTTAAtaaataatcaacgaaaattcttcaaaaaattccggaaatcatcttcATATTTcgtattttacaattttgtgcaTGCGCATttcattcacgctaaatcacgggaggctctttattttatgatttcacAATATCCcatttgcatgaataaactgggaaacgataaaacaaatggGTGTTAATTTtcttctgttcatcaaagacaatacgggagataactctaactcagtgcatttattataaaatatcccGAGAGTTTCGACAACATAGTGTGTAAAAGATGTTGTTGAAGTATGTTGAATTCCTCAATTgtagaattaaacttttcgaGGAAtggtatttacagcttcaaaatggtttgttatgaacaatttgactgtttttgtttcaatgCATCTTTATAAAGTTTCTCTAAAATCGTTTttgagcgattctgcaattgtctgctacattacgggtatataggaggcattttaactgtggtgaaggccttttCCGAGACACAGATAATTCCGactcagcagagtgtagtgaaattaataacgttattgtaggcttgaagtttggttatgcTATTGTCAACAAAATACGGTGCTTCGATGTATCTTGTAAATGCCCGATATCATATACAATGTCAGcccgtgcatgcacgggtcaaaatcgagtgtatttaaaaaacacaacacAATGACGGTTCTTTATTCATTAAATGAAAGATATATTCATAGTGTAACttcaaaaaataaagagttttgaattgagactaaaaaataataaggaaaatgtaaaaagtaataaaagttAGCTATTGGTTTCAGACATTGGATAACAAGTTAACAaatctgatttttattttgtacaatGTTTGATTGATTCAATCCTGCTATAATTCAATAGGTGGATAACGGTGCAAATTGACAATTATTTACTGATAAGTACAAACATTTTAGTATTTTTGTTAAGTTGGGGTGGTAGGTTGAAGGCGGGCATGACTGTAGCCCaccaacctttttttttttaaagaaatcaaccagtataataaatgtttaattatattttattataattagcaTAATGTAATATAACTGTTCATTTCCTTTACACAGATGCTGCCGTTTTTGCTAGACTGTAGAATTGATTCATATTAATGATCAGTATTAAGAAATTGACAGATCTTATTATCGCTAAAGTAAAAGACTATTCATAAGTAGAGGTTTGGAGATTATCCAggctacgtgtaaacaactgaatggagaaatttgcatgtaaaaaacaacttggcgcaggtgaatgatcaatacaattttaaaatagtttacaaaaaatgataaagattatCCATACCAATGTTAAAAATATCCTAAAAACCAAAGGATTTATCATACTTTTATGTAAATTGCTTTCAATCGGTTAACATGTGCTATATTTTGACGACTTGGCGAAATGTTTTAACAGTATCTTAATTAAATGATGTATCTAATTCAAGCCCAAGCAAGAGCTTCAAAGTATATGAcaaaacaaaggatttttcttttaaatatttatgatttaatgtcattaatcacctgcgccgaagCAATTTAGTTTGATAATTTGCTATGTTAAAATACGCACGTCACGTGACAACGATAtacatgacgtcacaaacatgcataaaatataatttttgaacatAGATGTGTTCTCATGATTTTGGATAATACTCccggtcaaagtattttttctttaattcaagCAACATCGTTTTTCAGTCGTATATTAGCTCTTGGTCCCCTTAACATTGCTGCGCTTGTATAACTAACAATAAGGAACTGTACAGTACTCCCATAGGTGGTCGGCATTTGTCGTATAACACCAAGGaccgtcgtcgtcgtcgtctgGGTTTCGACAATAATTTTCTTGATCATACAGCTGGCCAAATGAGTGTGTATGTGGTGTTTGGGAATCCCAGCGCTGACACGGGTCTCCAGTTTTTGTCACGTTTAGAGTCCCAAAGTATTTCGTGCCCTTGGGATCATTCTTTCGAAGACATTCCAATGGACATGTCACTGTAAGGAGGAGAATCAGAACGCATTTAAAATGCAATATCAATAAACTAAAAATACCATCAGAAACTATGTGATATGTTTTATCCTCTTTTTGTATCGATGAATTCTTTTTGATCggctttaaaaataaaaaaaaatcaaacgaaATGCGTAAATCTCAATTTTAAAgtctatatttatataaaaaaaaatactagtataGGATAATTGCTCCCGTTTTGACGTTAACAATTAAGGAATACAAAACTTAATATTACAGATTAATACAAAAACAGCAAGATTTTTACCACAATAAGGGATGACGCAGAGATCCCATCGCTTGTTTGGATCTGTCGTGTAGCACCAAGGATCGGGCATACCATCTGGGTTCCTGCAATAGTTTTCTGGGAGACTGGTATGAGGATGGTAATGCGGAGTCTGAAGAATCCATGCTTGACAGGTTCTCCCAGACTGTGTGATGTTCACCTTTCCTGTATAATCGTAGCCTGGTCTGGATCTTCTGCATTCCTCTTCTCTAACACCTGaaaggataatttaaaaaatattaatcgaATCTCATATTTCAAATCTCGTAATTTGCATGTCGAATCTCGTATGGGTCTTCTTGTTCTTCGTACCTCTGAGATTTTGTAAAGTGGTTCATTTTTCAGGACTTGTATTATATTACCTTATTTCAAgagtaatattttcttttgtggGATTCGCTCGCTGGAACGGTCGCATCGTAAACCTTTCATATCATTATTAACTGGattcattgcatttttttttgtactgcacacatttgataagtTTGTTGACATCACTTTAAAACATATctctttatcgtttttatcgTCTTCACCTTTAATtgcttaatttttaaatattaacactGTCTTAGTTATCACATTTATTATAAACTTGGTATAGGGTACAGGGTTTTAGCACCCCAGATATGAACAGTGCCACGAGCCTTTATCATCCCCTGTATCACCACCCTTTATTTTCCCCTTTACCACACCTTTCCGGAGCacctttttactttttattcgGATAACCTCAGATCGTTCTCTTCTATGCATATCTGGTCTaaactatgacgtcatgatCTGACCATTTTGAGTATAGATGACGTCGCAATACACTTGAACGTCGAATAAAGATAGTAATAAAatgtctgtttttttttaaacgtgaAAATGAAAACACTAGCTTTCCAGATtcaaatatatgataaaaataacaatgtcaAAATCTGTATCATATCCTATATCAACCCTCGACCAAACTCAGCCCTCTGGCCTTCGaccctcgggctgatattggagtcttgGGTTGATATGGGATGTGATACAGATTCTGTCATGTATGACTCTCTATATCAAGAATATGTCTGAATTAAATCgctttaaacattattttaaaaaacataaaatgtgaTAATCTAAATATTTAACCACTTTTCGCCATCTGAAACAAAATGCTCGTAAAACAAATAGTCAAAACTATCGCCATATCCAAGATTAGTATGTTTTAAGCTCAAATATGAATTATGCTTGAATACACCAAAACACAATCGAAAAAAAGACAAACTTTTAACATACAAATCTTTTCAAGTCATtgcattttttgcattttttgcaTGGGGAGCACCATGAGCATAAGAAATATCACCTCCCTAACCAGCAAGATTACATAGTTTTGTCTAACCGTTGATGAcaagtttttgttaaatttgagcAGGCAAATATATCCCTGTATCTTGTTCATTATGCTTTGGCCACCGACAAAATGTCAACTAACACAAACATCAAAACACATCCATGCTTGTGTTTTGTGTACACATATTACTTCATGCATGTTAACGCTGGTGATTTTTATATGACATGCAAGTTTTTAACCcacatgttgatttttttaaattaaaatatttaataatatactgTAAAACATCGGGTCTAAATTTTTCACCGCCTACtg encodes:
- the LOC128170867 gene encoding plasminogen-like; the protein is MLTQLNNIKDQLSTLRDRDMQRQKQVTDLKDEINSCRGVREEECRRSRPGYDYTGKVNITQSGRTCQAWILQTPHYHPHTSLPENYCRNPDGMPDPWCYTTDPNKRWDLCVIPYCVTCPLECLRKNDPKGTKYFGTLNVTKTGDPCQRWDSQTPHTHSFGQLYDQENYCRNPDDDDDGPWCYTTNADHLWEYCTVPYC